Proteins from one Bacteroides zhangwenhongii genomic window:
- a CDS encoding threonine/serine exporter family protein — MKTSESLLSIGKFIAEYSAHLMGAGVHTSRVVRNSKRIGEAFGLDVKLGVFHKNIILTIVDKETNEACNEVIDIPAHPISFEHNSELSALSWEAVDNHLSLEELTAKYKKIVSAPMIHPLFVLLLVGFANASFCKLFGGDLISMGIVFSATITGFYLKQQMQKKKLNHYIVFIVSAFVASLCASTALIFDTTSEIAMATSVLYLVPGVPLINGVIDIVEGYVLTGFARLTEASLLIVSIAIGLSFTLLMVKNSLI, encoded by the coding sequence ATGAAGACAAGCGAATCTTTATTATCGATAGGTAAATTTATAGCAGAATATTCGGCCCATTTAATGGGCGCAGGAGTACATACTTCGCGGGTAGTGCGCAATTCCAAACGTATTGGAGAAGCTTTCGGACTAGATGTAAAGTTAGGCGTATTTCATAAAAACATCATTCTGACAATTGTAGATAAAGAGACGAACGAAGCTTGTAATGAAGTTATCGATATCCCCGCACATCCCATTAGTTTTGAACACAACTCTGAGTTAAGCGCATTAAGTTGGGAAGCGGTAGACAATCATCTGTCATTGGAGGAACTGACAGCCAAATACAAGAAAATCGTTTCCGCCCCGATGATACATCCTCTCTTCGTCTTATTGTTAGTCGGATTCGCCAATGCATCATTCTGCAAATTGTTCGGTGGCGATTTAATATCTATGGGAATTGTCTTTTCTGCTACCATCACAGGATTTTATCTGAAACAGCAGATGCAAAAGAAAAAGCTGAATCATTACATTGTTTTTATCGTTTCAGCTTTTGTTGCTTCCCTTTGCGCTTCTACAGCTTTGATTTTCGATACAACTTCAGAGATAGCAATGGCTACCAGTGTACTTTATCTTGTTCCCGGTGTTCCTTTGATTAATGGAGTGATTGACATAGTCGAAGGATATGTACTGACCGGATTTGCCCGTCTGACAGAAGCCTCCTTGCTGATTGTCAGCATTGCTATCGGACTTTCTTTCACATTACTAATGGTAAAAAACAGTTTAATTTAA
- a CDS encoding RNA polymerase sigma factor yields the protein MMGQTNNSTETLFASFQAGNMAAFSQLYDLYINILFNYGLKLTLDKELLKDCIHDVFVKLYTKKDELGTIDNLKSYMFISLKNKLCDELRKRMYMSDTAIEEVDMLAPTDVENDYAEKEQRKNEFFLIKRLLNQLSPRQREALTLYYIEEKKYEDICEIMNMNYQSVRNLMYRGLTKLRDLAS from the coding sequence ATGATGGGACAAACTAATAATTCAACCGAAACTTTATTCGCTTCATTTCAAGCGGGGAATATGGCAGCTTTTTCTCAGCTATATGATTTATATATCAATATCCTTTTTAATTATGGGCTAAAGCTAACTTTGGATAAAGAGTTATTGAAAGATTGCATCCATGATGTTTTTGTGAAGCTTTATACCAAGAAAGATGAACTAGGAACTATTGATAATCTGAAATCCTATATGTTCATCTCATTAAAGAACAAGTTGTGCGATGAACTTCGTAAACGTATGTATATGTCCGATACAGCTATTGAAGAAGTCGATATGCTGGCTCCTACAGATGTAGAAAATGATTATGCGGAAAAAGAACAGCGCAAAAATGAGTTTTTCCTTATTAAGCGTTTACTAAACCAACTATCCCCCCGCCAGCGCGAAGCACTCACTCTATATTATATAGAAGAAAAGAAATATGAAGATATCTGCGAAATTATGAACATGAATTATCAGTCTGTACGCAACTTGATGTATCGTGGATTGACAAAGTTACGTGATTTGGCAAGTTAA
- the kdsR gene encoding 3-ketodihydrosphingosine reductase, protein MQPQVILITGASSGFGKITAQMLSAQGHIVYGTSRKLSEDMNEVKMLVVDVTNSLSIRQAVDRILSEQGRIDVLINNAGMGIGGALELATEEEVNIQMNTNFFGVVNMCREVLPVMRKKRKGKIINISSIGGVMGIPYQGFYSASKFAVEGYSEALALEVHPFNIKVCVVEPGDFNTGFTDNRNISEQTRLDTDYGESFRKSLEIIEKEERNGCHPRKLAAAICKIVEHTNPPFRTKVGPWIQVLFAKSKRWLPDAVMQYALRIFYAIK, encoded by the coding sequence ATGCAACCACAAGTCATACTTATCACCGGAGCATCTTCCGGGTTTGGAAAGATTACCGCTCAAATGTTATCAGCACAAGGGCACATCGTTTATGGAACAAGTCGGAAACTTTCCGAAGACATGAATGAGGTGAAAATGCTGGTTGTCGATGTTACCAATTCACTTTCTATCCGTCAAGCTGTTGATAGGATTCTATCGGAACAGGGACGGATTGACGTATTGATTAATAATGCCGGGATGGGTATTGGCGGTGCATTGGAACTTGCTACGGAAGAGGAAGTAAACATACAGATGAATACCAATTTCTTTGGTGTAGTGAATATGTGCCGGGAGGTATTGCCTGTCATGCGTAAAAAGCGAAAAGGGAAGATCATCAATATCAGCTCTATTGGTGGTGTAATGGGCATCCCTTATCAGGGATTTTATTCTGCTTCCAAATTTGCGGTGGAAGGATATAGCGAAGCATTGGCTTTAGAGGTCCATCCGTTCAATATAAAGGTTTGCGTGGTAGAACCGGGAGACTTCAACACCGGATTTACTGATAATCGGAATATCTCTGAACAGACAAGACTGGATACCGATTATGGAGAAAGCTTCCGGAAATCATTGGAGATCATAGAAAAAGAGGAACGTAATGGATGCCATCCACGAAAGTTGGCTGCTGCAATCTGTAAAATAGTGGAGCATACAAACCCTCCTTTCCGAACGAAAGTAGGTCCCTGGATACAGGTGTTGTTTGCAAAGAGTAAAAGGTGGTTGCCTGATGCGGTGATGCAGTATGCTCTGCGGATATTCTACGCAATTAAGTAA
- a CDS encoding DUF6298 domain-containing protein gives MNIQIRTILLGLLSIGFAQSHAQTFALQVKDDRITYLNDELRNRILDFSTCGYQASEQDIPSVRNVVFVSWKPGDNTTRIQRAIDYVASLPPDISGFRGAVLLDKGEFSLSGSIRIATSGIVLRGMDKESTILLKKGVDRGSLIYMEGENDLVIKDTLQVLSNYVPVNTKTLEVALGTSLKKGDRIMVTRPSGKEWIASLGCNIFGGGISALGWKEGDMDLTWDRVVSDINGNLLTLDAPLTVALDAKYGVSTIMTYQWNGRIDNCGVENLTLVSDYDKHYPKDEDHCWTGISIEAAENCWVRQVNFRHFAGSAVIVQRTGSKITVEDCISKNPVSEIGGMRRCTFHTLGQQTLFQRCYSEQGIHDFAAGFCAAGPNAFVQCDSYQSLGFSGSIDAWACGLLFDVVNIDGHNLTFKNLGQDKNGAGWNTANSLFWQCTAAEIECYTPAKDAQNRAYGCWAQFSGDGEWAQSNNHVQPRSIFYAQLAERLQKESADRARILPRNTSATSSPTVEVAMALAKEAYNPRLTLEHWIEENKFIPSVVPTGVKSIDDIKEKKTISNKQQTQPEISIVNGRIQMDGVLLVGSSHTTPWWNGKLKTNFLKKASPAITRFVPGREGLGLTDRIDSVVSFMKQKNILVFDQNYGLWYDRRRDDHERIRRRDGDVWGPFYEQPFGRSGQGTAWEGLSKYDLKRPNAWYWSRLKEFAEKGSKDGLLLFHENYFQHNILEAGAHWVDCPWRSSNNINETGFPEPVPFAGDKRIFVADMFYDISHPVRRELHRQYIRQCLNNFADNSNVIQLTSAEFTGPLHFVQFWLDVIAEWEAETGKKAKVALSTTKDVQDAILADPKRAAVVDVIDIRYWHYKKDGIFAPEGGKNMAPRQHMRKMKVGKITFNEAYKAVSEYRQKFPQKAVTFYAQNYPSMGWAVFMASGSCPVIPCKDKAFLKDAAVMEVEETNTDQYKKLVKSDTGNIIYSKSGTEIPIHLSSGKYVLKYIHPDSGKVDIINKSLKIKGLYTLKVPDKKEGIYWFHKL, from the coding sequence ATGAATATACAAATAAGAACTATCCTTTTGGGATTATTAAGTATCGGGTTTGCGCAGAGTCATGCGCAAACCTTTGCTTTACAAGTAAAAGACGACCGGATAACTTACCTTAATGACGAATTGAGAAATAGGATTCTCGATTTCTCAACATGTGGTTATCAGGCTTCGGAACAGGATATTCCTTCCGTTCGGAATGTCGTATTTGTATCCTGGAAACCCGGAGATAATACAACAAGAATTCAACGTGCCATAGACTATGTAGCCTCCTTGCCTCCTGATATTTCAGGTTTCCGCGGTGCTGTGTTATTGGATAAAGGCGAGTTTTCCCTGTCCGGAAGTATCCGCATTGCTACATCTGGAATCGTATTACGGGGAATGGATAAAGAAAGTACAATATTATTAAAGAAAGGAGTGGATCGGGGTTCTCTCATCTATATGGAAGGAGAAAACGACTTGGTAATAAAAGATACATTACAAGTACTTTCAAACTATGTTCCGGTAAATACAAAAACGTTGGAAGTCGCTTTGGGGACTTCTCTGAAAAAAGGAGACCGGATTATGGTAACCCGTCCTTCTGGTAAGGAGTGGATTGCTTCTTTAGGTTGTAACATCTTTGGAGGAGGAATCAGCGCCTTAGGATGGAAAGAAGGGGATATGGATTTAACATGGGACCGGGTTGTTAGCGATATTAATGGTAACCTGCTTACCTTAGATGCACCGTTGACTGTGGCATTGGATGCCAAATACGGTGTATCTACCATTATGACATACCAATGGAACGGACGTATTGATAACTGCGGTGTAGAGAATCTGACATTGGTCTCAGATTATGACAAACACTATCCGAAAGACGAGGATCATTGTTGGACAGGGATTTCCATCGAAGCTGCAGAAAACTGCTGGGTAAGACAAGTTAATTTCAGGCATTTTGCAGGAAGCGCTGTAATCGTTCAACGGACCGGTTCTAAAATCACTGTTGAGGATTGCATTTCGAAAAATCCCGTTTCCGAAATAGGAGGGATGCGCCGTTGTACTTTCCACACATTGGGACAGCAGACTTTATTCCAACGTTGTTATTCGGAACAAGGCATTCACGATTTCGCGGCCGGATTCTGCGCTGCCGGTCCTAATGCTTTCGTTCAATGCGATTCGTACCAATCTTTAGGATTCAGTGGTTCTATTGATGCTTGGGCGTGCGGTTTACTGTTTGATGTCGTCAATATCGATGGACATAATCTCACTTTTAAAAATTTGGGGCAGGATAAGAATGGAGCCGGTTGGAATACGGCCAACAGTTTGTTCTGGCAATGTACCGCTGCAGAAATAGAATGTTATACTCCGGCAAAAGATGCACAAAACCGTGCGTATGGTTGCTGGGCACAGTTCTCGGGAGACGGAGAATGGGCACAGTCTAATAATCATGTCCAGCCGCGCAGTATATTTTATGCCCAATTAGCGGAACGCCTGCAAAAAGAATCTGCAGACCGGGCACGTATCCTGCCTAGAAATACAAGCGCAACAAGTAGCCCTACCGTAGAAGTAGCTATGGCATTGGCAAAAGAAGCTTATAATCCTCGTTTGACATTGGAGCATTGGATCGAAGAAAATAAATTTATCCCTTCAGTCGTGCCAACAGGAGTCAAATCAATCGATGATATTAAAGAGAAAAAGACTATTTCAAACAAACAACAGACACAACCGGAAATAAGTATTGTCAACGGACGTATTCAAATGGATGGTGTATTGCTTGTAGGAAGCAGTCATACAACTCCTTGGTGGAATGGAAAACTTAAAACCAACTTCTTGAAAAAAGCAAGCCCTGCCATCACCCGCTTTGTGCCGGGACGCGAAGGATTGGGACTGACTGACCGTATCGACTCTGTAGTCAGCTTCATGAAACAGAAGAACATACTTGTTTTTGACCAGAACTATGGATTGTGGTATGACCGCCGTCGGGATGACCATGAACGTATCCGCCGCCGGGATGGAGATGTATGGGGTCCTTTTTACGAACAGCCATTCGGACGTAGTGGTCAGGGAACAGCTTGGGAAGGTTTAAGTAAATATGATTTGAAACGCCCCAATGCCTGGTACTGGTCGCGCTTGAAAGAATTTGCAGAGAAAGGGAGTAAAGATGGACTGCTTCTATTCCACGAAAACTACTTCCAGCATAATATTCTGGAAGCCGGAGCACATTGGGTGGACTGTCCGTGGAGAAGCAGTAATAATATCAATGAGACCGGATTTCCGGAACCCGTTCCATTTGCCGGAGACAAACGTATTTTCGTAGCAGATATGTTTTACGATATCAGTCATCCGGTACGCCGCGAGTTGCATAGGCAATATATTCGCCAATGTCTCAATAACTTCGCAGATAATTCGAATGTCATTCAACTGACAAGTGCAGAATTTACAGGACCGTTGCACTTCGTACAGTTCTGGTTGGATGTCATAGCCGAGTGGGAAGCTGAAACCGGAAAGAAAGCTAAAGTAGCATTGAGTACGACAAAGGATGTGCAGGATGCTATTCTTGCAGACCCTAAACGGGCTGCTGTGGTAGATGTTATTGATATCCGTTATTGGCATTATAAGAAGGATGGGATCTTTGCGCCGGAAGGTGGGAAAAACATGGCTCCCCGCCAGCATATGCGTAAGATGAAAGTAGGAAAGATAACCTTTAATGAAGCTTATAAGGCAGTGAGCGAATACCGCCAGAAGTTTCCTCAGAAAGCAGTAACTTTCTATGCGCAAAATTATCCTTCTATGGGATGGGCAGTATTCATGGCAAGTGGCTCGTGTCCTGTTATTCCGTGTAAAGACAAGGCTTTCTTAAAGGATGCGGCAGTTATGGAAGTGGAAGAGACCAATACTGATCAATATAAGAAATTGGTAAAATCTGATACGGGAAATATCATTTATTCCAAGTCTGGAACAGAAATTCCCATTCATTTATCGTCCGGAAAATATGTATTAAAGTACATTCACCCTGATTCCGGGAAAGTGGACATAATAAATAAATCACTGAAAATAAAAGGATTATATACTTTAAAGGTACCAGATAAGAAAGAAGGTATTTATTGGTTTCATAAGCTATAA
- a CDS encoding HAD family hydrolase: protein MIKNIVFDFGGVIVDIDRDKAVQAFIKLGLADADTRLDKYHQTGIFQELEEGKLSADEFRKQLGNLCGRSLTMEETKQAWLGFFNEVNLNKLDYILELRKSYHVYILSNTNPFVMSWACSPDFSSRKKPLNDYCDKLYLSYQVGHTKPAPEIFDYMVNDCNIIPSETLFVDDGASNIQIGKELGFETFQPKNGEDWREKMTVILKK from the coding sequence ATGATTAAAAACATTGTATTTGATTTTGGCGGTGTGATTGTGGATATTGATCGCGACAAAGCGGTTCAGGCATTTATCAAACTGGGACTGGCAGATGCCGACACCCGTCTGGATAAATATCACCAGACCGGCATCTTTCAAGAACTGGAAGAAGGTAAGCTAAGTGCGGATGAGTTTCGGAAACAACTGGGGAATTTATGTGGCCGTTCATTGACGATGGAGGAAACCAAACAGGCATGGCTGGGCTTTTTCAATGAAGTGAATCTAAATAAACTCGATTATATATTAGAATTGAGAAAATCATATCATGTGTATATTTTAAGTAATACTAATCCTTTTGTTATGTCATGGGCATGCAGCCCTGATTTCTCATCAAGGAAAAAGCCGTTGAATGATTACTGTGATAAACTATATCTGTCTTATCAGGTCGGTCACACAAAACCTGCACCGGAAATATTCGATTATATGGTGAATGATTGCAATATCATTCCTTCTGAAACTTTATTTGTAGATGACGGCGCCTCGAATATCCAAATCGGTAAAGAACTGGGATTTGAAACTTTCCAGCCGAAGAATGGTGAAGATTGGCGGGAGAAAATGACTGTTATCCTGAAGAAATGA
- a CDS encoding polysaccharide lyase: MNNIKKVLSAWMLVACVLPVAAQYPVIPDSVKARGAKQEAEFEHQSNVAWEKALPTVLEEAQKGRPYKPWASKPEDLVKSNIPAFPGAEGGGMYTPGGRGGKVIVVTSLEDSGPGTFREACETGGARIIVFNVSGIIHLKSPISVRAPYVTIAGQTAPGDGICVTGQSFLIDTHDVVIRHMRFRRGAQDVAFRDDAVGGNAVGNIMIDHCSASWGLDENMSIYRHVYNRGADGHGLKLPTVNITIQNSIFSEALDTYNHAFGATIGGHNSMFCRNLFASNISRNSSVGMDGDFNFVNNVVFNWWNRSVDGGDNKSFYNMINNYFKPGPITPLDKPISYRILKPEAGRDKNRPLSFGKAYVNGNIIHGNAKVTKNNWDGGVQLKDDVDSEKFLPQIKSDEVFKMPPVTIMDTPKAYSFVLDNAGANFPKRDAVDSRVIKTVRTGKAIYVKDAPEFVSPYVKRRLPADSYKQGIITDIRQVGGLPEYKGESYADTDNDGMPDVWEVANGLNPNDPSDAVKDCNGDGYTNIEKYINGIDTKKKVDWTDLKNNHDTLSKRKSLF, encoded by the coding sequence ATGAACAACATCAAGAAAGTATTATCAGCATGGATGCTGGTTGCCTGTGTATTACCTGTGGCAGCGCAGTATCCGGTGATTCCGGACTCTGTAAAGGCAAGAGGGGCAAAACAAGAAGCCGAGTTTGAACATCAATCAAATGTAGCATGGGAAAAAGCTCTGCCGACAGTTTTGGAAGAGGCACAAAAAGGACGTCCCTATAAACCGTGGGCTTCAAAACCGGAAGATTTGGTAAAAAGTAATATCCCCGCTTTTCCCGGTGCGGAGGGAGGGGGAATGTATACTCCCGGTGGTCGTGGAGGGAAAGTAATCGTAGTCACCTCGCTCGAAGATTCCGGTCCCGGAACATTCCGTGAAGCTTGTGAAACGGGGGGAGCACGTATTATCGTCTTCAATGTATCGGGCATAATACATCTCAAGAGTCCTATCAGTGTACGTGCGCCGTATGTGACCATTGCCGGACAAACGGCTCCGGGAGACGGCATATGTGTGACAGGACAATCTTTTCTGATTGATACACACGATGTTGTTATCCGTCATATGCGTTTCCGTCGTGGCGCACAGGATGTTGCCTTTCGTGATGATGCGGTAGGCGGAAATGCAGTCGGGAATATCATGATAGACCACTGTTCGGCAAGTTGGGGACTGGATGAAAATATGTCTATCTACCGACACGTATACAATAGAGGTGCGGATGGACACGGACTGAAACTCCCGACTGTAAATATCACTATTCAGAACTCTATATTCTCCGAAGCGTTGGACACTTACAATCATGCTTTCGGTGCTACCATCGGCGGGCATAACAGTATGTTCTGCCGTAACCTATTTGCTTCCAATATCAGCCGTAACAGTTCGGTAGGGATGGACGGAGATTTCAATTTTGTTAATAATGTCGTATTCAATTGGTGGAATCGTTCTGTGGACGGAGGAGATAATAAAAGTTTCTATAACATGATTAATAATTACTTCAAACCGGGTCCCATTACTCCATTAGACAAACCGATCTCATATCGTATCCTCAAACCGGAAGCCGGACGTGACAAAAACCGTCCTTTATCTTTTGGAAAGGCTTATGTCAACGGAAATATCATTCATGGAAATGCAAAAGTGACAAAGAACAATTGGGATGGCGGTGTACAGCTAAAAGATGACGTAGACTCAGAAAAGTTCCTTCCGCAAATTAAATCGGACGAAGTATTCAAAATGCCTCCTGTCACTATAATGGATACTCCAAAAGCCTATAGCTTTGTATTGGACAATGCAGGAGCTAACTTTCCCAAACGTGATGCGGTTGATTCCCGTGTGATCAAAACAGTACGGACGGGTAAAGCCATTTATGTAAAAGACGCTCCGGAATTTGTGTCACCATATGTAAAGAGACGTTTACCGGCAGACTCTTATAAACAAGGAATTATTACAGACATCCGTCAAGTAGGCGGACTCCCCGAATATAAAGGAGAATCGTATGCCGATACAGATAACGACGGGATGCCGGATGTTTGGGAAGTTGCCAACGGGCTGAATCCGAACGATCCTTCCGACGCAGTGAAAGATTGTAATGGGGACGGCTATACTAACATTGAGAAATATATCAATGGTATCGATACAAAGAAGAAAGTGGATTGGACAGATTTGAAAAACAATCATGATACACTTTCTAAAAGGAAAAGTCTGTTTTAG
- a CDS encoding 4Fe-4S binding protein: protein MLRTIRLTTAIVCFTLITLLFLDFTGTLHTWFGWLAKIQFLPALLALNIGIVLFLVVLTFLFGRIYCSVICPLGVFQDIVSWVSGKQKKNRFRYSPAMKWLRYGVLGVFIIMMVAGLNSLAILLAPYSAYGRIASSLFAPVWQWGNNLLAYFAERVDSYAFYEVDVWIKSLSTMLIAIVTLVVLFILAWRNGRTYCNTICPVGTVLGFISKYAIFKPVIDTSKCNSCGLCARNCKASCINPKAHEIDYSRCVTCMDCIGKCKHGAITYTRRKPKNETATSEDTKAKSVTTEQVDNARRSFLSASAIFATTSVLKAQEKKVDGGLATIEDKKIPQRENPIYPPGAFSARNFTQHCTACQLCVSVCPNQVLRPSDNLLTLMQPEMSYERGYCRPECTKCSEVCPAGAIHLTSLAEKSAIQIGHAVWIKENCVPLTDGMECGNCARHCPTGAIQMVASDPEKTDSPKIPVVNVEKCIGCGACENLCPSRPFSAIYVTGHQMHRII from the coding sequence ATGCTACGTACTATCAGACTTACAACCGCCATTGTGTGCTTTACACTTATTACCCTGCTCTTTCTCGACTTCACGGGTACATTGCACACATGGTTCGGATGGTTGGCGAAAATTCAATTTCTGCCGGCTTTATTAGCCTTGAACATAGGTATCGTATTGTTTTTAGTTGTACTTACATTCCTGTTCGGACGTATCTACTGCTCTGTTATTTGTCCGTTGGGAGTGTTTCAGGACATTGTTTCGTGGGTATCCGGCAAACAAAAGAAAAATCGGTTCCGTTATTCACCAGCAATGAAATGGTTGCGGTATGGCGTTTTAGGAGTATTCATTATCATGATGGTTGCAGGATTGAACTCTTTGGCTATCTTGCTGGCACCGTATAGTGCTTATGGTCGGATAGCTTCCAGTCTTTTTGCACCGGTCTGGCAATGGGGAAACAACCTGTTGGCGTACTTCGCCGAACGAGTGGATAGTTATGCTTTTTATGAGGTAGATGTATGGATAAAGAGTCTTTCGACGATGCTGATTGCCATTGTTACCCTTGTTGTTCTTTTCATTCTGGCGTGGCGCAACGGACGAACCTATTGTAATACGATCTGCCCCGTAGGTACTGTATTAGGGTTTATATCCAAATATGCGATATTCAAACCGGTAATTGATACTTCCAAATGCAATAGTTGTGGTTTGTGTGCCCGCAATTGCAAAGCATCGTGTATTAACCCGAAAGCTCATGAAATAGATTATAGCCGTTGTGTAACTTGTATGGATTGTATCGGAAAGTGTAAGCATGGAGCCATTACATACACAAGACGGAAACCTAAGAACGAAACAGCTACGAGCGAAGATACGAAAGCAAAGTCTGTCACTACTGAACAGGTAGACAATGCCCGTCGTAGCTTCCTTTCAGCATCGGCCATTTTTGCAACAACTTCTGTACTGAAAGCACAAGAGAAAAAAGTAGATGGAGGATTGGCTACTATCGAAGATAAAAAGATTCCCCAAAGAGAAAATCCTATCTATCCTCCCGGTGCATTCAGCGCACGCAATTTCACTCAACATTGCACAGCCTGCCAATTATGTGTCTCTGTTTGTCCCAACCAGGTATTGCGCCCATCGGACAACCTATTGACATTGATGCAACCGGAAATGTCATACGAACGTGGATATTGCCGTCCCGAATGTACAAAATGTTCGGAAGTTTGTCCTGCCGGTGCTATTCATCTCACCAGTCTTGCCGAGAAATCAGCTATTCAGATCGGACATGCCGTATGGATTAAAGAGAACTGTGTACCTTTGACAGATGGAATGGAATGTGGCAACTGTGCCCGCCATTGTCCGACAGGTGCCATACAAATGGTAGCTTCCGATCCTGAAAAAACAGATTCTCCAAAGATTCCGGTAGTAAATGTAGAAAAATGTATCGGTTGTGGGGCGTGTGAGAACCTTTGTCCGTCCCGTCCTTTCAGCGCTATTTATGTGACAGGACATCAGATGCATAGAATTATTTGA
- a CDS encoding DUF6064 family protein produces MEIFWRTIAYYNSATWLLQTVIILIGIALTGLLISKPRTWVKMAMKFYMIGLYTWISVIYYYVYCEERSYNGVMAMFWGVMAIIWIWDAITGYTTFERTHKYDILSYVLLAMPFIYPLVSLARGLSFPEMTSPVMPCSVVVFTIGLLLLFAHKVNMFLVLFLCHWSLIGLSKTYFFQIPEDFLLASATIPGLYLFFREYFLNNLHADTKPKAKYINWLLISVCVGLAVLLTTTMFLELVPKN; encoded by the coding sequence ATGGAGATTTTTTGGAGAACAATTGCATATTATAATTCAGCAACTTGGCTTTTACAGACAGTCATCATTCTGATTGGTATTGCATTGACCGGATTGCTTATCAGTAAACCGCGCACATGGGTGAAGATGGCGATGAAGTTTTATATGATAGGACTTTATACATGGATTTCGGTAATCTACTATTATGTCTATTGCGAAGAACGTAGTTACAATGGAGTGATGGCTATGTTCTGGGGAGTAATGGCTATTATTTGGATATGGGATGCGATTACGGGATACACGACTTTCGAACGTACCCACAAATACGACATCCTGTCCTATGTCTTGTTGGCAATGCCATTCATATATCCTTTAGTATCATTAGCGCGCGGACTTTCCTTTCCGGAAATGACTTCTCCGGTAATGCCTTGTTCTGTGGTTGTGTTTACCATTGGGCTATTATTACTGTTTGCTCACAAAGTGAATATGTTTCTGGTCCTTTTTCTTTGTCATTGGTCATTGATCGGATTATCCAAAACTTATTTCTTCCAGATTCCGGAAGATTTCTTGTTGGCAAGTGCCACAATTCCCGGATTGTACCTTTTCTTCAGAGAATATTTCCTGAACAATCTGCATGCCGACACCAAGCCGAAAGCCAAATATATCAATTGGCTATTAATAAGCGTTTGCGTCGGACTGGCTGTGTTGCTGACTACTACCATGTTTTTAGAATTAGTTCCGAAGAATTGA
- a CDS encoding threonine/serine exporter family protein: MIALDILTDGFFAAVAGIGFGAISDPPLRAFKMIALLAALGHACRFCLMTYLGVDIATASLFAGLVIGFGSLWLGKKVYCPMTVLYIPALLPMIPGKFAYNMVFSLIMCLQNVNDPENLDKFMSMFFSNSLVASTVIFMLAVGATFPMFLFPHRAFSLTRH; this comes from the coding sequence ATGATAGCACTCGACATTCTTACTGACGGATTTTTTGCAGCAGTGGCAGGTATAGGATTTGGTGCGATTTCCGATCCTCCTTTGCGGGCATTTAAGATGATTGCCTTATTGGCGGCATTGGGACACGCTTGCCGTTTTTGTCTGATGACTTATTTAGGGGTAGATATTGCTACAGCTTCTTTATTTGCCGGCTTAGTAATCGGTTTTGGTAGTTTATGGTTAGGGAAAAAAGTATATTGCCCGATGACAGTACTTTATATTCCGGCTCTGCTTCCGATGATTCCGGGCAAATTTGCATACAACATGGTATTTTCACTTATCATGTGTTTGCAGAACGTGAATGACCCGGAAAATCTGGATAAGTTCATGTCAATGTTCTTCTCCAACAGCCTGGTAGCAAGCACGGTTATTTTTATGTTGGCAGTAGGAGCCACTTTCCCGATGTTCCTATTCCCACATAGAGCTTTTTCATTAACAAGACATTAA